In bacterium, the following are encoded in one genomic region:
- the rfbC gene encoding dTDP-4-dehydrorhamnose 3,5-epimerase, translating into MPFRFKELELPGPILVEAAAFEDPRGVFVETYKRSEFEAAGIHEVFVQDNYSHSVYRVLRGLHYQKHPMAQGKLVGVVHGKIFDVAVDVRSDSPTYKRWVGVVLSGHDYRMLYVPEGFAHGFCVLSDVADVVYKVTAEYSPELETGVRWNDPLVDIRWPIADPILSAKDAALPFLRDPGHRPRLGGPR; encoded by the coding sequence ATGCCATTCCGCTTCAAGGAGCTAGAACTACCCGGCCCGATTCTCGTTGAAGCCGCGGCTTTTGAGGACCCTCGAGGCGTCTTTGTGGAAACCTACAAGCGATCCGAGTTCGAGGCCGCGGGCATCCACGAGGTTTTCGTCCAGGACAATTACTCGCATTCGGTGTACAGGGTGCTGCGTGGTCTGCACTATCAGAAGCACCCGATGGCTCAAGGAAAGTTGGTCGGCGTGGTTCACGGAAAGATCTTCGACGTCGCCGTCGACGTTCGCTCGGATTCGCCTACCTACAAGCGGTGGGTCGGCGTCGTCTTAAGCGGCCACGACTATCGCATGCTGTACGTCCCGGAAGGCTTCGCGCACGGATTCTGCGTGTTGAGTGACGTGGCCGACGTCGTATACAAGGTGACGGCCGAGTATTCGCCTGAGCTGGAAACGGGCGTCCGCTGGAACGATCCGCTGGTCGATATCCGCTGGCCAATCGCGGACCCAATTCTGTCGGCTAAGGACGCCGCGCTCCCTTTTCTTCGAGACCCCGGCCACCGGCCGAGGCTCGGAGGTCCCCGGTGA
- the rfbB gene encoding dTDP-glucose 4,6-dehydratase encodes MTTVLVTGGCGFIGSHFVRLLLERTGWRIVNVDNLTYAGDLERVATSGRDERYRFVKGDIADRAGLQTLCAEERPWAVVNFAAESHVDRSILDAAPFLHANVLGVQSLLEVAREYSVERFVQISTDEVYGDLAEGVRASEDSPLRPSSPYAASKAAADLLCLAYRRTYGLPILITRSSNNYGPWQFPEKLIPLLIRNALAGETLPLYGDGMQQRDWLYVADNSEAILAVLDRGKVGAIYNVAAGRERTNVEVAQALRQTLAEAAGSALGSGVPDICFTPDRPGHDRRYAIDAGRIRRELAWAPRVSFEEGMVRTVGWYLEHRDWVERVCSGAYMDYHADVYGRHWTHGVP; translated from the coding sequence GTGACAACGGTCCTGGTGACCGGCGGGTGCGGATTTATCGGCAGTCATTTCGTCCGCCTCCTGCTCGAACGGACGGGATGGAGAATAGTCAACGTCGACAATCTGACCTACGCCGGGGATCTCGAACGCGTCGCCACGTCAGGCCGGGATGAGCGGTACCGTTTCGTCAAGGGAGATATTGCCGATCGCGCGGGCCTCCAGACGCTCTGCGCAGAGGAACGCCCGTGGGCGGTGGTCAACTTCGCGGCGGAATCGCACGTGGACCGCAGCATACTCGACGCGGCCCCCTTCCTTCACGCAAACGTTCTTGGAGTCCAATCACTCCTCGAGGTGGCGAGGGAGTATTCAGTCGAGCGGTTTGTGCAAATCTCGACCGACGAGGTCTACGGGGACCTGGCCGAGGGCGTTCGTGCGTCCGAGGACAGCCCGCTCCGCCCAAGCAGTCCGTACGCCGCGAGCAAGGCCGCCGCGGATCTGTTGTGCTTAGCCTATCGGCGCACGTACGGCCTTCCGATTCTCATTACGCGCAGCTCGAACAATTACGGGCCCTGGCAGTTTCCAGAAAAACTGATCCCTCTGTTGATCCGAAACGCCCTTGCCGGCGAGACCCTGCCGCTCTACGGCGACGGCATGCAGCAACGCGATTGGTTGTACGTTGCGGACAACAGCGAAGCGATCCTGGCGGTGCTGGACCGCGGTAAGGTCGGGGCCATCTACAATGTGGCCGCCGGCCGCGAACGGACAAACGTGGAGGTCGCGCAGGCGCTGCGCCAAACGCTGGCCGAAGCCGCCGGGAGTGCGCTCGGAAGCGGGGTCCCGGATATTTGCTTCACGCCCGACCGGCCGGGTCACGATCGACGGTACGCGATCGACGCGGGGAGGATTCGCCGCGAGCTGGCGTGGGCTCCGCGTGTCAGTTTCGAAGAAGGCATGGTCCGCACTGTGGGGTGGTATTTGGAGCATCGCGACTGGGTCGAGCGGGTTTGCTCGGGCGCCTACATGGACTACCACGCGGACGTCTACGGCAGGCACTGGACACACGGGGTGCCGTGA